A window from Triticum aestivum cultivar Chinese Spring chromosome 6D, IWGSC CS RefSeq v2.1, whole genome shotgun sequence encodes these proteins:
- the LOC123146428 gene encoding wall-associated receptor kinase 4-like — translation MVFRHRKCFREYRVLIGSPKGVPDTPDKRYGPYGPRGETHRPQGAGAPPIWAGLRKRRKGEKGKNGGPILEKANVIKLFKKEELKPILKNNNLIGKGGFGEVYKGLLDNKLVAIKKPINGTVLENEQFANEVTIQSQVIHKNIVRLIDCCLEVDAPMLVYEFISQGSLHDILHNNNNNNNNNTKEVLNLDARLSIIVQSADGLDYMHSKANIRILHGDVKPTNILLDDDFVPKISEFSISRLIVRDKEHTGSVIGDLNYMDPVYLQEGLLIEKSDVYSFGVVILEVISSRRALHSENNSLVKSFLEAHKKQRKATELFDGEIAIIKDLELLDSLACMAMECLSLDVDQRPTMMEVAERLHILSRSRKAQDVCE, via the exons atggtattcagacaccggaagtgtttcagggagtacagggtacttatcgggtcaccgaaaggggttccagacacccccgacaaaagatatgggccttatgggccaagaggggaaacgcatcggccacaaggggctggtgccccccccatatgggccggcctaaggaagagaaggaaaggggagaagggaaag AACGGTGGCCCTATATTAGAGAAGGCAAATGTcattaaacttttcaaaaaggaggaGCTCAAGCCAATTTTAAAGAATAACAACTTAATTGGAAAAGGTGGCTTTGGTGAAGTTTACAAGGGCCTTCTGGACAATAAATTAGTTGCAATCAAGAAGCCAATTAATGGTACTGTGCTAGAGAATGAACAATTTGCTAATGAAGTCACCATCCAATCTCAAGTCATCCACAAGAATATTGTTAGGCTCATTGATTGTTGCCTGGAAGTTGATGCCCCCATGCTGGTCTACGAGTTTATCTCCCAGGGTAGCCTCCACGACATTcttcacaacaacaacaacaataacaacaacaacactaAGGAGGTTCTAAACTTGGATGCACGTTTAAGTATCATTGTACAGTCAGCAGATGGTCTAGATTATATGCACTCAAAAGCAAATATTAGAATTCTTCACGGTGATGTCAAACCAACAAATATACTCTTGGATGATGACTTTGTACCCAAGATTTCAGAATTCAGCATATCTAGGTTGATTGTGAGAGATAAGGAACACACTGGGTCAGTCATCGGCGACCTGAATTATATGGATCCAGTATATTTGCAAGAAGGCCTACTCATCGAAAAAAGTGATGTCTACAGTTTTGGAGTTGTGATCCTAGAGGTTATTAGCAGCAGGAGGGCCCTACATTCTGAGAATAACAGCTTGGTAAAGAGCTTTCTTGAAGCCCATAAGAAACAGAGAAAAGCGACCGAGCTTTTCGACGGGGAAATTGCAATAATAAAAGATTTGGAGCTTCTTGACAGTCTAGCATGTATGGCCATGGAATGCCTTAGCCTTGATGTGGATCAACGACCAACGATGATGGAAGTAGCTGAACGACTACACATACTGAGTCGGTCTCGTAAGGCGCAAGATGTTTGTGAATAA
- the LOC542981 gene encoding alpha-amylase inhibitor 0.28 precursor, which produces MWMKTVFWGLLVFMLVATTMAVEYGARSHNSGPWSWCDPATGYKVSALTGCRAMVKLQCVGSQVPEAVLRDCCQQLADINNEWCRCGDLSSMLRSVYQELGVREGKEVLPGCRKEVMKLTAASVPEVCKVPIPNPSGDRAGVCYWAAYPDV; this is translated from the coding sequence ATGTGGATGAAGACCGTGTTCTGGGGGCTCCTAGTATTCATGCTCGTGGCGACAACAATGGCGGTCGAGTATGGTGCAAGGAGCCATAACAGTGGTCCTTGGAGTTGGTGCGATCCGGCGACGGGCTACAAGGTGAGCGCACTCACGGGCTGCCGGGCAATGGTGAAGCTCCAGTGTGTGGGCAGTCAGGTGCCCGAGGCTGTCCTAAGAGATTGCTGCCAGCAGCTGGCCGACATCAACAACGAATGGTGCAGGTGCGGGGACCTCAGCAGCATGTTGCGTAGTGTTTATCAGGAGCTCGGCGTGCGTGAGGGGAAGGAGGTGCTCCCAGGTTGCCGGAAGGAGGTGATGAAGCTCACGGCGGCGAGCGTGCCTGAGGTCTGCAAGGTGCCCATTCCCAACCCGTCGGGAGACAGAGCAGGTGTCTGCTACTGGGCCGCGTATCCGGACGTCTAG